The Harpia harpyja isolate bHarHar1 chromosome 10, bHarHar1 primary haplotype, whole genome shotgun sequence genome includes a region encoding these proteins:
- the GOT1 gene encoding aspartate aminotransferase, cytoplasmic, which translates to MAASIFTAVPRAPPVAVFKLTADFREDGDARKVNLGVGAYRTDEGQPWVLPVVKKVEQMIANDHSLNHEYLPILGLPEFRANASRIALGDDSPAIKENRIGSVQSLGGTGALRIGAEFLKRWYNGNNNTATPVYISAPSWENHNSVFVDAGFKDIRTYHYWDAAKRGLDLQGLLDDMEKAPEFSIFILHACAHNPTGTDPTPDQWKQIAAVMKRRFLFPFFDSAYQGFASGSLDKDAWAVRYFVSEGFELFCAQSFSKNFGLYNERVGNLTVVGKDADNVQRVLSQMEKIVRTTWSNPPSQGARIVATTLSSPQLFAEWKDNVKMMADRVLLMRSELRSRLESLGTPGTWNHITEQIGMFSFTGLNPKQVEYMIKEKHIYLMASGRINMCGLTTKNLDYVAKSIHEAVTKIQ; encoded by the exons ATGGCCGCCTCCATCTTCACCGCCGTCCCCCGCGCCCCGCCTGTCGCCGTCTTCAAGCTCACGGCGGACTTCCGGGAGGACGGGGACGCGCGGAAGGTCAACCTGGGCGTGGGCG CCTACCGCACGGACGAGGGGCAGCCATGGGTCCTGCCGGTGGTGAAGAAGGTGGAGCAGATGATCGCCAACGACCACAGCCTGAATCACGAGTACCTGCCAATCCTGGGCCTGCCCGAGTTCCGGGCCAACGCCTCCCGGATCGCCCTGGGTGACGACAGCCCCGCCATCAAGGAGAACCGG ATTGGAAGTGTTCAGTCCTTGGGCGGGACAGGCGCTCTGCGTATCGGCGCGGAGTTTCTGAAGCGGTGGTACAATGGAAACAACAACACGGCGACCCCGGTCTACATCTCCGCTCCGTCCTGGG AGAACCACAACTCTGTGTTTGTGGATGCTGGCTTTAAAGATATTAGAACCTACCACTACTGGGATGCTGCCAAGAGGGGTCTGGATCTCCAGGGGCTGCTGGATGACatggag AAAGCCCCAGAGTTCTCCATTTTCATCCTCCATGCCTGTGCGCACAACCCAACGGGCACAGACCCTACTCCTGACCAGTGGAAGCAGATTGCTGCTGTTATGAAG CGCCGGTTCCTGTTTCCGTTCTTCGACTCGGCGTACCAAGGTTTTGCCTCTGGCAGCCTGGACAAGGATGCCTGGGCTGTGCGATACTTTGTCTCCGAGGGCTTTGAGCTCTTCTGTGCACAGTCGTTTTCCAAGAACTTTGGGCTCTACA ATGAACGTGTGGGGAACCTGACTGTGGTGGGGAAGGATGCAGACAATGTGCAgcgtgtgctttcccagatggaGAAGATTGTGCGCACCACTTGGTCCAACCCTCCCTCCCAGGGAGCACGCATTGTGGCAACTACGCTTTCTTCCCCGCAGCTCTTTGCTGAGTG gaaaGACAATGTGAAGATGATGGCAGATCGGGTCTTGCTGATGCGGTCAGAGCTCCGGTCTCGACTAGAGTCTCTGGGGACCCCGGGCACCTGGAACCACATCACAGAGCAGATTGGCATGTTTAGCTTCACAGGGTTGAACC ccaaGCAGGTGGAGTACATGATCAAGGAAAAACACATCTACCTGATGGCTAGTGGGCGCATCAACATGTGTGGCCTGACTACCAAGAACCTGGACTATGTGGCCAAGTCCATCCATGAAGCCGTCACAAAAATCCAATGA